A section of the Salvelinus fontinalis isolate EN_2023a chromosome 33, ASM2944872v1, whole genome shotgun sequence genome encodes:
- the LOC129832424 gene encoding transcobalamin-1-like — translation MMGLIMAFFLSAALLLLVPGILTEKEHGSNPINLTIVNSISNAPNETYSADVVFRGILLGAMRRLQQTNSDFKFTYTEDPNYGPFLESVNGVAGDNAEHTYWELLVQTGKSGSVIRPDVGIGCYIPEPNDRIILNFTKW, via the exons ATGATGGGTTTAATCATGGCATTTTTTCTCTCTGCAGCTCTGCTGTTGCTGGTTCCTGGGATCCTGACTGAAA AGGAACATGGATCAAACCCCATCAATTTGACGATAGTCAACAGCATCTCCAATGCACCCAATGAGACCTACAGTGCTGACGTTGTGTTCAGGGGGATCCTACTCGGTGCCATGAGGAGACTGCAGCAGACCAATTCAGACTTCAA GTTTACCTACACAGAGGACCCCAACTATGGTCCTTTCCTGGAGAGTGTGAATGGTGTAGCCGGGGACAATGCTGAGCACACTTATTGGGAGCTCCTTGTTCAGACTGGGAAGAGCGGATCCGTGATCAGACCTGACGTGG GTATTGGCTGTTACATCCCAGAACCAAATGACCGCATCATCCTGAATTTTACAAAATGGTGA